A DNA window from Pseudobutyrivibrio xylanivorans contains the following coding sequences:
- a CDS encoding ParA family protein, whose amino-acid sequence MKTIAICIGKGGQWKTSLTVNMAYLLKEKGLKVLVIDCDTQGNASLTFKADMNDATLYDCWVEERRPMNPMDCVQHTELGDIIVADSLLSDLNTLIMNPDHNLDYTSLKTKVFDKLEGYDYVLMDCPPDLTGCINKSVLASVDEALIPLVGDAYSIQGLANQYKLIQSLSSGEHPMNPNLKVNGFVVTNFTTNRNVKKNHYENAVAIANKMGTKVYKQYIRACKDGEMAIDNREAVVKSKPWCNSSVDYKAFIEEFLESEGK is encoded by the coding sequence ATGAAAACAATTGCAATATGTATAGGTAAAGGTGGTCAATGGAAAACTAGCCTTACAGTCAACATGGCATACCTTCTCAAGGAAAAAGGATTAAAAGTTTTAGTAATCGATTGTGATACACAGGGAAACGCTTCTTTAACATTCAAGGCTGACATGAATGATGCAACTTTATATGATTGCTGGGTAGAAGAGCGTAGACCTATGAATCCAATGGATTGCGTACAGCATACAGAGCTTGGTGATATCATCGTAGCAGATTCGCTCTTATCCGACTTAAATACCCTTATCATGAATCCAGACCATAATTTGGACTATACATCACTAAAAACAAAGGTATTCGACAAATTAGAGGGTTATGATTACGTTTTAATGGATTGCCCACCTGATCTTACAGGCTGCATTAACAAATCAGTTCTTGCATCAGTAGACGAAGCTCTTATTCCTCTTGTAGGAGATGCATACTCAATCCAGGGATTAGCAAACCAGTACAAGCTTATCCAGTCACTTTCATCAGGTGAGCACCCAATGAACCCTAATTTAAAGGTAAATGGCTTTGTTGTAACAAACTTCACCACCAACAGAAACGTTAAAAAGAACCATTATGAGAACGCAGTAGCAATTGCCAACAAAATGGGAACAAAGGTATATAAACAGTACATTAGAGCTTGTAAAGACGGTGAAATGGCAATTGATAACAGAGAAGCAGTAGTAAAATCAAAGCCATGGTGCAACAGCTCAGTAGATTATAAAGCATTCATCGAAGAATTCTTAGAAAGTGAGGGCAAATAA
- a CDS encoding RepB family plasmid replication initiator protein produces the protein MKGPTYFNENEITISETNRYKLTSNGYDGQMELTPSGDVIDPAELNAPKPMVINEDGSAAVDSSLAEVPPKIGSNDFLQLIASKPEEAVNYICSLQSNNSPAKRGGVNITYRPEILFLRSRQNYTLYENNIMDILLAEMSSKPDNRVYEIPVKELDERLGYSKGSKQGYKVFKKALPLLKEKVIMEFNLPVADGMHTFRFPWYLALDEFIPKEGEAGENKFTFQPSPFFEAFAKASGILHGAYYSTQLLSQISAEYSRNVFYLLETYKKYRAYPGGPIGEVEFALDELKFYLGMPVSYKAGDIKRVLERARRDLEGIENIDVSFTCSEHKQGVKSVGYLVHISDIYAREKGREIAEKAVVDIEDKHKDLYVLLTDFGLNEEEAKSIIETYINYNRTLMDVMKSITSINSMKNPRSKYSLLKTKLVTGEFEYNAPEKNEKPKNGFHNFQQRDYDMDDLEKKLLGQ, from the coding sequence ATGAAGGGACCAACCTATTTTAATGAGAATGAGATCACCATCTCTGAGACAAATAGGTATAAGTTGACTTCAAATGGCTATGACGGCCAGATGGAACTTACACCTAGCGGAGATGTTATTGATCCAGCCGAATTGAATGCTCCAAAACCTATGGTAATAAATGAAGATGGTTCAGCTGCTGTAGATTCGTCCTTAGCGGAAGTGCCTCCCAAAATAGGAAGTAACGACTTTTTACAGTTGATAGCATCAAAGCCAGAGGAGGCAGTTAACTATATCTGTTCATTACAGAGTAATAACAGTCCTGCGAAACGTGGTGGCGTAAATATTACATATAGGCCAGAGATTCTTTTCCTTAGATCTAGACAAAACTATACATTATATGAAAACAACATTATGGATATCCTTTTAGCAGAGATGTCATCAAAGCCAGACAACAGGGTCTATGAGATTCCGGTTAAGGAATTAGATGAAAGACTTGGATATTCAAAAGGAAGTAAGCAGGGATACAAGGTATTCAAAAAAGCTTTACCTCTTCTTAAAGAAAAGGTAATTATGGAGTTCAACCTTCCTGTTGCGGATGGTATGCATACATTTAGATTCCCTTGGTATTTAGCTCTTGATGAGTTTATTCCAAAGGAAGGTGAAGCTGGAGAGAATAAATTCACATTCCAACCATCACCATTCTTCGAAGCTTTTGCTAAAGCGTCAGGAATTCTTCACGGTGCTTACTATAGTACACAGCTTTTATCCCAGATTTCAGCCGAGTATAGCCGTAATGTATTCTACTTACTTGAGACATATAAGAAGTACAGAGCTTATCCAGGCGGTCCAATTGGAGAAGTAGAATTTGCTCTTGATGAATTGAAGTTCTACCTTGGTATGCCAGTATCTTATAAGGCTGGTGATATTAAGAGAGTTCTTGAAAGAGCAAGGCGTGATCTAGAGGGAATTGAAAATATTGATGTTTCGTTTACCTGTAGTGAGCACAAGCAAGGAGTAAAGAGTGTTGGGTACTTAGTCCATATTTCAGACATCTATGCTAGAGAAAAGGGTAGAGAGATTGCTGAGAAGGCAGTTGTGGATATAGAAGATAAGCACAAGGACCTTTATGTCTTGCTTACAGACTTCGGATTGAACGAAGAAGAGGCAAAATCTATTATTGAAACTTATATCAACTACAATAGAACCCTTATGGATGTTATGAAATCGATAACAAGTATCAATAGTATGAAGAATCCTCGTTCAAAGTATTCATTGCTTAAGACAAAACTTGTTACTGGAGAGTTTGAATACAATGCTCCAGAAAAAAATGAAAAACCTAAGAATGGATTCCATAATTTCCAACAGAGAGATTATGATATGGATGACTTAGAAAAAAAATTATTAGGACAGTAA
- a CDS encoding UPF0236 family transposase-like protein — MEEIIKYFADVFITNLYDAKSDFYKNPQSLAELVIATKKETDELGRLFIQSVLQEMDTLLKELPKRKRLWNVEHKADARQVLTTLGRVTFTRTLYVSKNSNSDEKEELCYLLDKLIGLGDNQQMTEDVMANIYSEAVQTSYRKAGEVASIPEGVTKTTVKNLLHKTKFPKEFPDS, encoded by the coding sequence ATGGAAGAAATTATAAAGTATTTCGCAGATGTTTTCATCACAAATTTATATGATGCTAAGAGTGATTTTTATAAGAATCCACAATCGTTAGCTGAACTGGTCATTGCAACTAAGAAGGAAACAGATGAGTTAGGACGATTGTTCATTCAGTCTGTGCTGCAGGAAATGGATACACTTTTAAAGGAATTACCTAAGAGAAAACGCTTATGGAATGTAGAACATAAGGCAGATGCCAGACAGGTTCTTACAACACTTGGAAGAGTTACTTTTACAAGAACACTTTACGTTTCAAAGAACTCAAATTCAGATGAGAAGGAAGAATTATGCTACCTGTTAGATAAGTTGATTGGTCTGGGCGATAATCAGCAGATGACAGAAGACGTTATGGCGAACATTTATAGTGAAGCTGTTCAGACTTCATATCGGAAGGCTGGAGAGGTAGCATCTATTCCTGAAGGAGTTACTAAAACAACTGTAAAAAATTTGCTTCACAAGACAAAATTCCCCAAAGAATTTCCAGATTCCTGA